AGCAGCGATTTGAACCGCTCTTCCGATGTCAGGGCAGCGACGGACGCATCCTTCACATAGGCGCGAGCCGCTTCCTTCACCTGAGAGGAGGAAAGCTGATCGGCAAGATCCATCCAGTTGCGACGGCCAACGCCTGGAGCCGGACCGATGAGATCGACGAGATCTTCCGGAATGCGGCCGACAACCGACAGCATATTGGAGAGATCGCCCTTGTGGAGAGACATGGCGGCCATGATCGTATCGCGCGGGAACCGCATCTGCAGTTTCTGGGCAAACCGCGCCTTCTCAATATAGGTGAGGTCGCGGCGCTCGTTGTTTTCCTGACCCTGGGCGACAACCAGCTGCTCGTCACTGAGGTCACGAACGACTGCCTTGACTGGAATACCAAGGTTCGACACGGCACGCAGACGGCGATGGCCGAAAGCAACCTGATAACGGCCCTGAAAATCAGGATGCGGGCGCACCAGAATGGGAACCTGCTGGCCCTGTTCGCGAATAGCCTCGACAAGGCCCGCATCCGCTTCTTCGGAGGCTGGCATGCGATCCGGTATGAAGGATGGATCGATATCGGCAGGGTTCAGGGAAACGATCGTCAGACCTTCCGCGAGCTGCCTTTCGATCTCTTCCGCCCGCTTGGCGCGTTCCGATACTTCGCTGAGCGACTGGCCGATCATACCAACAGGGGAATTCAGAACATCCGTGACAAGGTCCGGAGAGCCAAGGATGGGCCTGATACGCGGACGCGACCGCTCGGAGCCAGTCTCATTGCTGTCGGCGGCGGGAGTGCCAAGATTGGCGAATATCTGTTTTCTGCTCATGCTGCCCTACCCCACGCTTTTTTAATCAGTCCTTCGATT
This is a stretch of genomic DNA from Agrobacterium fabrum str. C58. It encodes these proteins:
- the repB gene encoding plasmid partitioning protein RepB — encoded protein: MSRKQIFANLGTPAADSNETGSERSRPRIRPILGSPDLVTDVLNSPVGMIGQSLSEVSERAKRAEEIERQLAEGLTIVSLNPADIDPSFIPDRMPASEEADAGLVEAIREQGQQVPILVRPHPDFQGRYQVAFGHRRLRAVSNLGIPVKAVVRDLSDEQLVVAQGQENNERRDLTYIEKARFAQKLQMRFPRDTIMAAMSLHKGDLSNMLSVVGRIPEDLVDLIGPAPGVGRRNWMDLADQLSSSQVKEAARAYVKDASVAALTSEERFKSLLDFLKPKAQAKKAGVWSSETGGRLAKVVESDRKLDISIDKNEAPEFAEFVLEHLQTLFAEYRSKQ